The DNA sequence ATTCTTCTTGAAATTGCGCTTGCAATAATCGGCAAATGTAAATAATCCTGATGCTCACCGAATAAACATACTCTGCCCGGAGTAGATATTTTAAGTATGTCATTTTCTAAATTCAATTTTAACCTCTATATTAATTCGTATATGTTCTTGCTAATCCACCGATAAAATAAATCACCATTCCGGCAATTGCAATATGTGAAGCATACTCGTATGCGCTGCTTCCCGAAATTACGCCAATTAAAAATATTAATAATCCAGCGAATAAAATTCCTAAACTAATTTTACCTTTAAATGTTTTGGGAAAAATATGATAAACATCATTTGCTTTAATTTCTTCATCACTTGTTGATCTAGCTTTCCAAATTGCCGACAAATTTGGATTTTCAACATTAGTTTTAAAAATAAAACTAAATAAAGGAGTTGCAATAATTGTAACGCCGGCGCTAATAAAAGTGGTTAAATTAAAATCGTAATTTAAAATAAATTGTCCAACAGCTCCAGAAATTGCACCGAAACTATATCCCAAAATTGCACCTTTCCAATGAATTTTTTTCCACAATAATCCATAGAAAACTGCAATGATAAAAAGCGGCATATCCATAATTGCTATAATTGTTAAATAAGCATTTACTGCTCCGCCCAACATCGGAACCAAATATGTGAACAGCATCATTGCAATTCCAGTAATTATTGTAACAACTCTTGCTACAAATAAAAAATCTTTTTCGGTTGCATTCCGCTTCAAAATATTTGCATAAATATCACTTGTAAAAATTGTTGCAACTCCGTTTAGATTTCCGGAAATTGTAGAAAGTTGTGATGATAATAATCCAACTACAATTACTCCTAAAACAATATTAGGAATATGATTTGCAATAAGTATTGGAACTGCCGAATCAGAATTTTCTAAAGCCGGATATAAAACCCTTGCTGCTAATCCCGGTAAATTCCACAAAAGTGCAAATGGCGTTGTAACAATTCCCGCAAGCACTAAACCTTTTGCAACTGATCTTGTACTTTCCGCACCGAATGCTCTTTGCAGTAAACCTTGATCAACGCTTGCCCATTGAATTCCAAGAAGAAATATTGCTAAAATAAATTTCCAATTATATGTTCCTTCTTGCTGAACAAATGTTAAAGATCCTTGTGGAAGTTTCTCAACTAAACCGGGCCACCAACCAACTAAGTTCATAACAATTGGTAATAGAATTAAAGCACCGGCAAGCATTAAAACAAATTGGATAACATCTGTTAAAGCAACAGACCACATTCCGCCCAACATTGTATAAAGAATTACCACAACCGAAAATATTAAAATCCAACCGGTAAAAGATTCAAATCCGGTAATGGTTTGAGCGGCTATAACCGCAGTATATAGAACTACACCAAGCCAAAATGATAATCTAAAAATCCATATAAACGCAACAAACGTTCTAACACCTTTGCTGTATCTCATTTCTAAAAATTCGGGAATAGTTCTAATTCGTAATCGTCTAAAAATTGGAATTATAAAAAGTCCGGAAATTACCATTGCCATGTTGCCGGTCCAAGTTTGCCATATTATTGAAATACCTTCTTTGTATGCAATACCGGCTTGACCAACAAAACTATAAAGATTAACATTTGTTGCGGCTAAAACTGCTGCAAGTATGAATGGAGTTAATTGTCTTCCGGCTAAATAGAAATCATCAGAATCTCCAACCCATTTATAAAAAATTGAGCCGACATAAAACATTGCGCCAAGAAATGTAAAAACAATAATGTAATCAATTGTATTCAAGAATTACTCCACACTTTTATTTTTAATTTCACTGCGTTTTTTTTGAATTAGTACTTTAAATTCTTTTACGGGTACCATAATCCAAATTACCAATATTATAAATCCGGTAAGCCAAATACTCCAAGTTACCCAATCAAAATACATTTTTGCTCCTTAAATATTTTTTACTTCATTATTAACATTTTACTACACTTCATTTCATCTCCAGTTGAAAGACTGAAAAGATAAATCCCGCTTGATAATTTATTTGCATCAAAATTTTTCTCATACCAACCAGCACTCAAATAATCATTTACAATTGTATCAATTTCTTCACCAATTGAATTGAATAATTTGAGATTTACATTCGCCGGTTCTTTAATAAAAAATTTTATCCTTGTCGATGAATTGAAAGGATTAGGATAATTCGTAATAAAATTTTCGGATTGCTTGCCATCTTCAAAAATATTTTCTATTGAAGTTGGATTATTAACCTCACTAAAAATAAAATCTCCATTGTAAATATTTCCACTAGATGTATCATTAATATTTACAATTGAATTAAGATTGTTATATCCGGTTGTTGATTCCCAAATATTTTGATTTGCAAATCTTATTGAATATTCAACTCTATCATGCAATTGGTCAATTGGATCGGGCATATTCAAATAAATTTTGTAATCACCCATTTCCATATTTTCCGGAACACCAATGATTTCTTCAATTGTAATTATTGAATCCGGCTGCCAAAATCTTGGATCAATAGGAAGCTTAGAAAAATATTTTTTTTGAGTTTGATTATTCTCAAGAACAATTTCAACATTTCTCGGATTATATAAAGATGCAAATCCAATATTTTGCAAAATTAATTTTAGCTCAAAAGTATTTCCTAATTTTACATTCTGCTTAAACTCACCTTGTAGTAATTGAAATCGATAACCCAATTTTAATTTAATTTCCGGCAAACATCCATCTGATTGCCATCCGCTAATTACAGAAGGATGATAACCATCATTCAAATAAGTCCAACGTAATCTTTTCAATTCTGAAAGAGAATTTCCGCATTCAGAAAATTCACTTGGATTACAAGTTTCGCCACCCATTGGTGTAAACAAACATTCATCATTTAAATATTTTTTTTCTTCAGTTGTATCTTGATAAGTACTATAATCATCATAGTTTGCTAAGAAGCAATCATTATGATGTCCGGTTCTTGAAAAATTAGATTCATTAAATGCTTCACTATATTCAATCGAAGTTTGTCTTTCAAATATTTCTCTTTTGAATAAAGGAGTTCTCAGCTGAATCATTCTTTCCGAAGGAAGAACAGAAAGTATTTTATTTACTATTTCTCTTCTTGAATTTACATTATCCAAATTATTTGTTGATGAATGCCACTCACCCCAAGCTCCTATAAATCCGGCTTGAAAGAAAGCAATTACATCATAATTATCTTCTAAAATTTCTTTTAGCTGATCTAAATGAGATAGAACGATATTTAATGGAGCATCTGTTTGTCCAATATCTTGACTATAAGCAAAACGCAGAATACATTTAATTCCGGCATCGCGCATAATTTTAAAATCATTTTTAATTAAGTTTAGCTGTTTATCACTTAGCAATTTATCTTTAAAATTTTTGAGATAATAAATTCTTAAAATTAGTGATTGCTTATCACTTCTAACATTTTGCAATTGACTAATTGATAATGAACTTCCTTCAGATTGAACTTCAAAATGCGAGTAAAATCCTCTTTCGGGATTTGCAAAATCTTCATTTGAATAATCATAATTAACTAAATTATATTGTGCAAATAAAATTTTATTTGAAATCAATAAAACAATTAAAATGAATTTTTTCACATTTACCTTTTAACATTATAGAATAATTACAAACTTCCCTTGAGCTGAGCCAATTGAAGAATCAACATAAAAGAAATATAATCCGGAAGCCACTAATTGCTGGTCTTCATTTTTTAAATCCCACTGAGCAATACTTTCCGCAATTGAATTATTTGCTTCATGATTTATAGTTTTAACTAATTCTCCAGCCGTATTGAAAATTTTTATTGTTGCATTGCTCGGTAATCCGGTAATTTGAATTTGATTTTCATTTCCGATCTCCCAGCCGCTTGCAACAAAATAAGGATTAGGAACAACTCTAACATTTTTTAATTCTGATAATGCAGCCGGAGCTGAAGGAACAACTTCAACTGTATTTGATCCAACTTTTGGAATGCTTGCGGCAGTATTTTCTAAAGGACCAGTAATAGCATTTCCGGTATCATATGCTGCGACATAATATCTGTACTTAGCGCCATTAACAACATTATCATCAACAAAATATCTTACAGAATCTCCGGAATTAAAAAAAGATAAATTTTCTATTAGCATTGTTTCATTTGGCAAACCCGATTCTTCACCTAAATTAAACCAAGCAAATTCCGGCAGTGTTTTATAATAGCCTTCAATTCCATCAATTTTATCAAATTGTGCTAAAGGAATATATTTTGTTGCTCCGTTAAAATCTTTAAACGATTCACTTCCCCAAGTTACGCCGCCATCTAAAGATCTGTAAATTTTATAACCTTCAAATTGTTCGTCTTGCTCACTAATTTTATTCCAATAAATTGTATTTTTTCCATCTCCGGCAACAACTTCAACTTGAGGTTCTTGCGGAGCTTTTACAACTTCCCATTTATTTTGATAAAGTGTAATTACATTTTTTGTGTTTTTAATTAATTCTTTTTCATTCATTGCAAATACAGTTGCAAAAATTAAAGTATCAGATTCACCCGGCGCTAAATCAAATGCACCAGAACCAATTACTTGCAATCCATCAGAACCAAATCCTAAAAAATATCCGGGTCCGCCGTCTAATTCATCTGGAACTCCATTTTCATCAAAGTCATCATCAATTCCATCATTATCACTATCATGCTGATCTTCTAAATTTGCAAGATTATATTTATAATATAATTCTTTACTTGCACCATTTCCTCTTGGAGTAACTGCTTCCATCCAAAAATGAAACGCATCATAAGTTTCAACTTTTTTAGAAGCCCCGGGCATTCTTAATGCAACTGTTCCGGAATGCGCTATTTCATTGGCAGCTAATGATCCGCCATTGGGATGATCTTCGTAACCATTATCATCAGTACCATAAGCCAATTGTAAATCTTTTCTATAGTAATGTCTATCGTCATCTCCGGTTGAAGTTGGTGAATTAAATAATGGTAAATATCCAAAATCAGAATGAATACCGGCACGCATATCTTTTATTGTTGCATCACCATTATTTCTTATAATAAAAATCCACACAATAAAATCTTGATACAATTCTCCGGTCCAAGCCAATCCTCGCATTTCCATACTGGTACGAAGCCATCTTCTATCCGTATCACCCAAATCAGTTCCTTGCCAAGAATACATTACTGAATAAGTTTCTTGATCTGCAAGTCTCTCACCATTTGAACCCATTCCCGGCCAGCCTTCACTTCCAACTAATAAGTTTTGATTTGTTCCGGGAATAATTGAAGGCCATCCATTTGTTGGCCAAGTAGTTGGATCTGAACTTAACGCCGCTTTATCATTTCCAGTTACTTCTGGATATGGAGCAAAATGTTCTTCATCCCAAAATGCAGCGGGACCTTCATCCAAAGTTGCATCAAGATAAGCTAAATTTTCCAGGTTAACTCCGCCAACAACTCCGGCATCTTGATTTCCAGGCGCTCCAATAACAATGCCTACAGCAGTTCCATAACTTATTCCGCTTCCATTTGGATATTCAAATGCCGGCGGTCTTGCAAGTGGAATGTTTTGTTCATTACCGTCACATAATAATCCGGTATTGTTAAAAATTGTTCTTACTCTATTTATATCCAATGTATTATATCTTTGATACAACATCGGATCGGATAAATTTGGTTGTCCGATTAAATTAAAAAATATAAGAAAATTTAGAAGTATTAGAATGATTTTAAATTGTTTCATTTTTATCTCATCAAAATTAATTTTTAACTGGGCTTGATATTATTGACTCAAGTCCGGAAACGCCCAAATCAATTACCTTTAAAATTGTAAATGTATTTAAATCTAAAATTACTACTGATGTTGTAAGCGTAATATATACAAGCTCCTTAGTCGGAATAACAGTTAAGGATTGAACATTATTTTCAAATTCAATATTATTTAAAATTTCTTTTGAAGATTTTGAAAGTTGGTAAACTTTGTTTCCAGCAGCCAAAATTAAATTTTCTTTAGAAATCACAATTTGACGAGGTTCTTTTCCATCTGACATAGAATAGAAATCATTTATGGAATTTCCATCCTTATCAACAACTTTTACTTTTTTACCTTTTGTATCACAAATAAATAATTGCTGGTCTTGATCATCAAAAGTAATTTCTCCCGCAACTAAATTTGCAATACTTTTATTTAGTCGTTTAATTACTTGTCCGTTTTCTGGATTTAACAAAACCAAATCTAATGTAACCTGATCAAAAGTATAAAGTGTTGAACCATCGGTTGACATTGCAAGTTTTCCGGGGAAAAAAGATAAATTATTTTGACTTAGAATACTTATTGAGTTTAGATCAATACTGGTAAGCTGCTTTCCATTAACACTAATTACATGTGCAATATTATTTTTGATTACAATATTTGCCGGAAAAGCATTTGTTGAAAACGTTGCAACATTTTGATTTGTAGAAATTTCGTAAACTACAACTTGATTTTTTGAAGTGTTTGAAATAACTGCATATTTTCCATCTTCAGAAATTGCAAAACCCTCGGGTGCGGAAAGTGAAGATATTTCATTTCCTAATTCATATAAGTTTTTGAAAGAATATATTTTCCCTTGTTTTCTATCGCGAAGAAAAATATTATAAAATCCTCCTTCAGAATAATCACCTTCTGTAAAAAACCAAGTATTAGCTATTTCAATTGTATCAGAAAAAATTCCCTCGCCGTTTACACCAATAGTATTATTATTAATATCTTTTACGCTTCCTTTTAAAGAAGCAAAATAAAGTGTTGATTTTTCTAATTGCGTTTTTGGAGTAAAAGTTACAATGCTATCATTTTGTGCAAATGCTCCACTAACAATATTATTATTTTTATCTTTTAGAGAAAATTTATTTTCAAAACTTCCGATATCCATTGGTTCATCGAAAATAAAATTAATTATGCCGTTTTTTGAATAAGCTAAATCTCCGGAGTTTGGAGAAATTGATAGATACATTGGTCTAGTAATTTCAACCGGAGCAGTTGGCTCACGATCTGAACAAGAACTAAATTGCAGCCAATAAATAATTGAAATTATAAAAATTATTTTTTCACGAAATAAAAATTTGAATTTCATATTTCATTCACTCTTATTAAAAATTAATTGCCAAAGATATTTGATGAATATCACTAAAACTTCCAAAGTCTGTATAGGCATAATCAAACTGAATTTGCCCGAGGTTTTCTAAATTAACTTTTGCACCGGCACCGGCAGAAAATGTAACCTCATCATAATTAAATCTATATCCGCCGCGGATTGTGAAATTATCTAGGAATTTTAGACTTGTTCCAATATTATGTCTTGGCTGAAAATCTCTTGCATCTGTTAATGTATAGCTGGACTGCATTGCAAAATTATCAACTTTAAATATTTCTGTCGATAAACCAATTTTAAAGAATAATGGTATATCCCAACTTTTTGTTTCAAGCACTGCCGGAATTTCTTTATTTGTTGGACTTCCGGGAACTACATGCGAAACAAGTAAATCTTGACCATTAAATTTCATCGAACCGCCAAAGTTTGATAAAGCAATTCCGATTTTCATATCGTTCAAAAAAGAAGTAACAAAAACGCTTCCTACATCGAATGCAATTGCACTTGCCGATACAGATGATAAATTTTCATTTATATATTTTATTTTCACACCAACAGAAAATCTATCCGTTAAATTTCTCGCAACTCCAAGTCCTATTGAAAAATCATTTGTACTAAAATATCTGCCAGTTCCTTTTTGTTCTAAAAGAGTTGTTTCTTCAATATCTCCGGAGCTGAAATAAGAAACTTCTAATCCGGCAGTTACATAATCTAAATCAATTGCAACTCCGGCATATGCAACGCTTGTTTCAACTAACCAATTGACATAAGAAATTGCAAGACTGTTTGAGCCAATTCGACTAATAGTTGCGGGGTTCCAATAAAACGATGAAGCATCTTCCGCTAAAGTTAAATCTGATTCGGCAATGCCAACTGTTTTTGCACCCAATCCAATTTTCAAAAAATTTGCTGATGATGTTCCAACGTAATTTACTCCTTGCCCGTATTTAAAATTAGCAGTTAGTAATCCCGCAATTAAAAAATAAATTCTAAAATTCTTAATCATTTATTTCTCCAAAGAATTAGCAATGAGAGCTAAAACAAATTTAAATTAAACCCAATTTGAATTCTTCTTCCCGGTCCCCACATTGATGGATTATTTGTATAATCATCTGAGGTTGCCGGATTTGTATCAACGCCGGGTTTACCGGAATCGGCATAAACCCACCAAACATTTTTTCGGTTTAGTAAGTTTGAAATCTGAACATATAATTTTGCATTCAATTTCCAAAAATCAAATTCCTTAGAAAGAATTGCATCTAACGAACTTATGAACGGAGCCCTTTCTGCATTGGGTTGAAAGACATTATAAGTATATGGTAATCCGCTGCTGATTCCTCCTAGAATTGAAAATCCCCATTTATCAAGAAATTCAAATGTTGCGCCAAAAGATAAAGTATGTGTTTGATCCCAATCAGCCGGAAAAGTTCTTGATAAATCTTGAGGTTTTGAAAAAAGCAATGAACTAGTAACTAATGCTTCTGAATATGAGTAATTTAAAAACCCGGAAAAATGATTTGTTAATTTTTTATATAGTGATAGCTCAAGCCCTTGAACAGTTGCAAAATTAATATTATCAAAGATTGGATATTTTTGAGTTTTTATAACATCTCCGGAAACAATTTTTCCTTCCGTAATTACAATTCCAATTAAGTTAGAAGTTTTTCTATAAAAACCGGTTACATCCAGAGAAATATCTTCAGAAACTTGAAGCTGTAAACCTACTTCATAATTTACTGTTTTCTCTTCCTCAATATCTCCGCTTGCAATTGCACCTTGAACTGAACTTACATTTGGCTGCGGGTACAAAGGATAAGTTTGATTCATCCCTTGAAATGCTTTGTAAAAATCCGGATATTGATAATAATGTCCATAGCCAAACCTAAACGCAGCTTTATCAGAAATTGGATAGCTTACTCCAACTCTTGGACTAATATATTGCGATTTTGGAACTTTGCCAATTTCACCATCGGGAGAATTAATATCTACAACAAATTCTCTATTTGGATCTGTATAATCATAACGCAATCCTAAATTTATCACCATGCCGATGTCATTGAATTCCATTTTATCGTTTACATAAAAATGAAATTTTCGTGGTTTGTAATCATAATCTTCTAATATTTGCCAGCCGTTTGGATTAAGCCTTTGAAGCTTTGTCTGCAATAACGAAAATGAAAAACCGGTATTTAAATAGTGTTGATTTGTAAGCTGACTTGAAAAACTTCCTTGAAATTCGTACTTATCAAAAAAACTATCGAAGTAAACAAAATTCTCTCCGGCAACAGAAAATTCTGCAATTAAAAGTTCCGGTCTAATTTCGTAAAATGCCGGATCTTCAAAAACTCTTGATAAAAATTTTCTCGAATATTTCGAAATTGTTAAATCATAAAATGTATTATTGCTGAGAACATGAGTAAATTTTGTATAAAATAAATTATCATCTAAATTTACATGCGGAGTTCCGTATGGATTATACTTAAAGAAATGATCATAAACTCCATAATCAGTTTTCGAATTATAATAACCAAATCTTAATTTCACATCGTTTGAAATTTGCCAAATAAGTTTTCCAAAAAGAAATTCATTATCACGATAATTTAATGGAACAACTTCCGGATCTCCGGTTTTGTCTGCACCTCTTGAGTCAACCCAATTCGGCGGAATATAGCCATTGATATAACCATCGGAAGTG is a window from the Ignavibacteriota bacterium genome containing:
- a CDS encoding sodium:solute symporter family protein; protein product: MNTIDYIIVFTFLGAMFYVGSIFYKWVGDSDDFYLAGRQLTPFILAAVLAATNVNLYSFVGQAGIAYKEGISIIWQTWTGNMAMVISGLFIIPIFRRLRIRTIPEFLEMRYSKGVRTFVAFIWIFRLSFWLGVVLYTAVIAAQTITGFESFTGWILIFSVVVILYTMLGGMWSVALTDVIQFVLMLAGALILLPIVMNLVGWWPGLVEKLPQGSLTFVQQEGTYNWKFILAIFLLGIQWASVDQGLLQRAFGAESTRSVAKGLVLAGIVTTPFALLWNLPGLAARVLYPALENSDSAVPILIANHIPNIVLGVIVVGLLSSQLSTISGNLNGVATIFTSDIYANILKRNATEKDFLFVARVVTIITGIAMMLFTYLVPMLGGAVNAYLTIIAIMDMPLFIIAVFYGLLWKKIHWKGAILGYSFGAISGAVGQFILNYDFNLTTFISAGVTIIATPLFSFIFKTNVENPNLSAIWKARSTSDEEIKANDVYHIFPKTFKGKISLGILFAGLLIFLIGVISGSSAYEYASHIAIAGMVIYFIGGLARTYTN
- a CDS encoding DUF4832 domain-containing protein translates to MKKFILIVLLISNKILFAQYNLVNYDYSNEDFANPERGFYSHFEVQSEGSSLSISQLQNVRSDKQSLILRIYYLKNFKDKLLSDKQLNLIKNDFKIMRDAGIKCILRFAYSQDIGQTDAPLNIVLSHLDQLKEILEDNYDVIAFFQAGFIGAWGEWHSSTNNLDNVNSRREIVNKILSVLPSERMIQLRTPLFKREIFERQTSIEYSEAFNESNFSRTGHHNDCFLANYDDYSTYQDTTEEKKYLNDECLFTPMGGETCNPSEFSECGNSLSELKRLRWTYLNDGYHPSVISGWQSDGCLPEIKLKLGYRFQLLQGEFKQNVKLGNTFELKLILQNIGFASLYNPRNVEIVLENNQTQKKYFSKLPIDPRFWQPDSIITIEEIIGVPENMEMGDYKIYLNMPDPIDQLHDRVEYSIRFANQNIWESTTGYNNLNSIVNINDTSSGNIYNGDFIFSEVNNPTSIENIFEDGKQSENFITNYPNPFNSSTRIKFFIKEPANVNLKLFNSIGEEIDTIVNDYLSAGWYEKNFDANKLSSGIYLFSLSTGDEMKCSKMLIMK
- a CDS encoding T9SS type A sorting domain-containing protein, translating into MKQFKIILILLNFLIFFNLIGQPNLSDPMLYQRYNTLDINRVRTIFNNTGLLCDGNEQNIPLARPPAFEYPNGSGISYGTAVGIVIGAPGNQDAGVVGGVNLENLAYLDATLDEGPAAFWDEEHFAPYPEVTGNDKAALSSDPTTWPTNGWPSIIPGTNQNLLVGSEGWPGMGSNGERLADQETYSVMYSWQGTDLGDTDRRWLRTSMEMRGLAWTGELYQDFIVWIFIIRNNGDATIKDMRAGIHSDFGYLPLFNSPTSTGDDDRHYYRKDLQLAYGTDDNGYEDHPNGGSLAANEIAHSGTVALRMPGASKKVETYDAFHFWMEAVTPRGNGASKELYYKYNLANLEDQHDSDNDGIDDDFDENGVPDELDGGPGYFLGFGSDGLQVIGSGAFDLAPGESDTLIFATVFAMNEKELIKNTKNVITLYQNKWEVVKAPQEPQVEVVAGDGKNTIYWNKISEQDEQFEGYKIYRSLDGGVTWGSESFKDFNGATKYIPLAQFDKIDGIEGYYKTLPEFAWFNLGEESGLPNETMLIENLSFFNSGDSVRYFVDDNVVNGAKYRYYVAAYDTGNAITGPLENTAASIPKVGSNTVEVVPSAPAALSELKNVRVVPNPYFVASGWEIGNENQIQITGLPSNATIKIFNTAGELVKTINHEANNSIAESIAQWDLKNEDQQLVASGLYFFYVDSSIGSAQGKFVIIL
- a CDS encoding Ig-like domain-containing protein — translated: MKFKFLFREKIIFIISIIYWLQFSSCSDREPTAPVEITRPMYLSISPNSGDLAYSKNGIINFIFDEPMDIGSFENKFSLKDKNNNIVSGAFAQNDSIVTFTPKTQLEKSTLYFASLKGSVKDINNNTIGVNGEGIFSDTIEIANTWFFTEGDYSEGGFYNIFLRDRKQGKIYSFKNLYELGNEISSLSAPEGFAISEDGKYAVISNTSKNQVVVYEISTNQNVATFSTNAFPANIVIKNNIAHVISVNGKQLTSIDLNSISILSQNNLSFFPGKLAMSTDGSTLYTFDQVTLDLVLLNPENGQVIKRLNKSIANLVAGEITFDDQDQQLFICDTKGKKVKVVDKDGNSINDFYSMSDGKEPRQIVISKENLILAAGNKVYQLSKSSKEILNNIEFENNVQSLTVIPTKELVYITLTTSVVILDLNTFTILKVIDLGVSGLESIISSPVKN
- a CDS encoding PorV/PorQ family protein, which gives rise to MIKNFRIYFLIAGLLTANFKYGQGVNYVGTSSANFLKIGLGAKTVGIAESDLTLAEDASSFYWNPATISRIGSNSLAISYVNWLVETSVAYAGVAIDLDYVTAGLEVSYFSSGDIEETTLLEQKGTGRYFSTNDFSIGLGVARNLTDRFSVGVKIKYINENLSSVSASAIAFDVGSVFVTSFLNDMKIGIALSNFGGSMKFNGQDLLVSHVVPGSPTNKEIPAVLETKSWDIPLFFKIGLSTEIFKVDNFAMQSSYTLTDARDFQPRHNIGTSLKFLDNFTIRGGYRFNYDEVTFSAGAGAKVNLENLGQIQFDYAYTDFGSFSDIHQISLAINF
- a CDS encoding TonB-dependent receptor produces the protein MKSLIIFSMILFSATITFSQNTGKISGKILDENSEPVIGANVLVLGTNNGAVVGADGFYYIINLNSGKYKIRASSVGYTSRTIENVEVIAGLTTELNFKLTTSSVELEEVVVSQGRTGVQKDLTAKVQSIDASQIENLPVKGTIKSLITTQAGITADIQTIPINSQPVFGQFATIPNDGFHFRGGRTNETLYLFDGINVNDALWGGYNLDVIGEFTLQSIQTLTGTFVPQFGEAMSGVIQMNTFDNVAQDYKIRLTGYSDDLGKKSGSQNVYNGEISLMGPVPGLNNLSFFANYRNYTSDGYINGYIPPNWVDSRGADKTGDPEVVPLNYRDNEFLFGKLIWQISNDVKLRFGYYNSKTDYGVYDHFFKYNPYGTPHVNLDDNLFYTKFTHVLSNNTFYDLTISKYSRKFLSRVFEDPAFYEIRPELLIAEFSVAGENFVYFDSFFDKYEFQGSFSSQLTNQHYLNTGFSFSLLQTKLQRLNPNGWQILEDYDYKPRKFHFYVNDKMEFNDIGMVINLGLRYDYTDPNREFVVDINSPDGEIGKVPKSQYISPRVGVSYPISDKAAFRFGYGHYYQYPDFYKAFQGMNQTYPLYPQPNVSSVQGAIASGDIEEEKTVNYEVGLQLQVSEDISLDVTGFYRKTSNLIGIVITEGKIVSGDVIKTQKYPIFDNINFATVQGLELSLYKKLTNHFSGFLNYSYSEALVTSSLLFSKPQDLSRTFPADWDQTHTLSFGATFEFLDKWGFSILGGISSGLPYTYNVFQPNAERAPFISSLDAILSKEFDFWKLNAKLYVQISNLLNRKNVWWVYADSGKPGVDTNPATSDDYTNNPSMWGPGRRIQIGFNLNLF